The DNA sequence CGCGCCGCGGCCGGGCCCGGCACCGGGATCACCACCGTGCTCACCACGCACGGCAACGGCGACCACGGCTGGGGCAACCAGCGGGTGACCGGAGCGGAGATCGTCTCGACCCGGCGCACCCTGGAGCACCAGTGCTTCGAGCCGACGCCCGAGCAGCTGCGCTCCCTGGTGGAGGACACGGATCCGGGCGAGCCGCTCGGCTGGTACTTCCGGCGTCACTTCGGCCGGTTCGACTTCCGCGGCATCACCGTCCAGGAGCCGACGCGGACCTTCGAGGGCCGTCTGGACCTGCGCATCGGTGACATGCCGGTGGAGCTGCACGACGTGGGCCCCGCGCACACCGTGGGCGACATGGTCGTGCACCTGCCGAAGCAGCGCATCGTCTTCGCCGGCGACGTGGTGTTCGCGGGTGACCACGTCTGCCACTGGTCGGGTCCGCTGGAGCGGGTGGTGCTCGCCTGCGAGCGCGTGCTCGGCTGGGACCCCGACCTCGTCGTCCCTGGCCACGGCCCAGTGCTCGACCAGGACGGCCTGCGGGGGCACATCGCCTATCTGCGGGACCTGGCCGACCAGGCGCGGTCCCTGCACGCGCGCGGACTCACGCCGACCGAGGCCGCGCGGCACCTCATCGCGGAGGACCGCTATCCGGATCTGCATCTGCCCGAGCGCATGGTGATCACCCTGGCGTCGGAGTTCCGGCACCTGGACCGGGCCGACGCGGAGCCCGACATCCTGGCCCTCATGACCGACTGCTCGTGGATCGCCTGGCAGCGGGACAGCGGCGACCAGGCACTGTCCACCGCGTCGGCGGGCTGACGCGGCACGGCGGCGCACGCGCCGCGGGCAGGTCCCTGGATTCCGGCTCCCGGAATCCAGGGACCTGCCCTTTCGCCAGGTGAAACACGCGGCCCTCCGACGGGGGCCCGGTGTTGCGCGGCGGCGCGATGCGGGATGGGGTGCATCTGTCGGCACGCCGCTACAGGTTCCAGCGGACGCCGACCGGCACACACCGAGCAACGGTTCTCCCCCAAGCTCGGTGCGAGCAGGGGTGACGGGACGCCGTCGGCCCTGCGTGAGAATGCCGCCGCCGATCCCCCGGCGGCGGCATTCGTGCGTGGTGCGCGTGTCAGGCCGTGCGCTGGTCCACCGGCCCGTCACGGGCCGGACCACTGACTGGATGAGGGCGCCGCCCCGGCCCCGCGGGCCGCGGGGCCGGGCACGGTGCGTGAGCGGTGTCGGCGTCGGTGGCGGGACAGGATCCGGTCGGCTCGGGCCTCTCCCTGGCACCGCGGTGGCACGCCCCGTACGGGCGTGGCTCAACCGGCTGCCGCGAAGCGGTGGTTCACACCTCGACTTCGAGGCAGACCAGTCGCTTCTCCGTGCGGGCGGTCAGTGCGGCCTCCCACATGGGTTTGACGAACGGCGAGACCATCGACGCGTCGATGCGCTCGGGCGGGGCGAAGCGGTAGCACACGTCCCCGTCCTCGCTCCGGGTGAGGGCGCGCCGTTGTGCGGCGTCCACCTCACCCCCGTCGAAGATGTAGCAGACGCGGGGCATGGGACCGCCGGAGTCGACCCAGGCGACCACGAGCAGGTCACCCACCGTCACGTCCAGGCCCAGCTCCGCGCGGATCTCGCGAGCGCACGCGGCGCTCGGATCCTCCCCTCCCTCGACATGCCCCCCGGGCAGATTCCAGTACGCCGTGTACAACGGCTTCACCATCAGCACATCACCGTGCTCATCGGCGATGATCGCCCCGGCCGATGCGGCCAGGGTCGTAGCAGTAGCATCCATGGCATCTTCCTGAATTAGCCCCGTCATGATCTGAGCACCGGCTCATCAGGAACGGGCAGCTCGGCGAGCGGAGTCCCCAACCCCACCCAGCGGGTACGCGCACGGACATCGCGCGCACCACTCGGCAGCGGCGTGGCTCTCCGGGCCAAGGCGCCCCCGCGCCCCGGAGGGAACCATAACCGCGGCCGTCTCCAAGACCGCACTGCCAAGGAGCGCGCGGGTGGTACGCGGTACCGCCACCAGACCATCGCTCCTCCCCTGTACCACCGCGGTCCGGGTCGGGCCGCGGCAGCCCCTGGCATCACCTGATAGAACGCTCGTTCCATTCGCAGGGGCCAACCAGTCCCCGGGTGGTTGACTCCGCGGTGTCGGGTGGGCAACCCGCGCCCACCGCAGGGCGGCGTCGCTGCCGACCGGGGCATGAGCAGGACCGTCGGCCGCTTACCGGTCGCTCCCGCCCCCACGGGAGAAGCCCGACAACGGCCATACGGACGAATGGAACATCCGGGCAGGTTTCCTTCCCCGTCAGAGCCAACCTGCCCCCGGCTCTGGCGTAGACAGATCCTGATGCACTATCACAGGCGGTGTCAACGATTGAGAACGACGCATGTCATAGCGTCGGCGACTGAGGCAAGTCACCACGGAGAGCCACCGGGGCTAAGCGGACCCGCCGTCCGCGCCGGGACTCTCGCCGGACCTGCGGGCCTGGATCGCCCTGACCAGTTCGTCCAGGGCGGGCAACAGGTCGCGCAGCGTGTCGATCTGGGCACCGTCCGCCGTGCTGCGCAGGGCCACGGAGCGGGCGCCCAGCTCCTGGAGCACGGCGTGCGTCGCCAGCTTGGGCAGGTCCTCGTGCACCATGCGCCGTAAATAGGCGACAAGGGCGGCGCCTTCGGTGCGGGAGCAGAAGCCCTCCGGCACCCGGAAGAACAGTTCGAGGCGGGCGGCGTGGTCGTGGTTCGCGCCGCGCTCGCCGTTCAGGAGGTTCGACACGTGCTGGGCGGAGATGCCGGTCGCGCGCGAGATCTCCCTGAGGCCGTACGGCTCCCTGCCCGCCGGTGTCTCCTTCAGCCTGGTCCGCTGGAGGAAGCGCAGCCGCTGCTGGAAGAGTGCCTTCCGGAACGCCTCGCGCGCGTACTTCTCGCGCGGTTCGTCCTCGGGGGGCTCGCCGTTCAACAGGGCGCGCACACGGTCGGGTTCGATCCCCGTCGCGCGGGAGACGAGCGTGAGATCCAGCAGCCGCCCGCGCGTGGTCCCCAGGCGCGCGGCGTAGGCGTCGACGTCGTCGAGGAGACGGGCGATCACGTGTCCGGGCGCCGCTTGGTGGTCGGCTGCGTTCACCTGAGGGTCTCCATGGGCCACGGAACTCGTTGGGCGCCCTGAGAGTATCCGCCCGAACCATCCCCGGCCAGCACCGTCTTCAATTGTTGACACCATAACCAGCCGTAAAGCATTCGACTTTTGGTCAAAAGTGGCAGTCGAGCGGCAGCAGTTTCCGTTTCGTGCTCTCCCCCGTGTCCTGCCGGCCGTACAAACGCGCCGCGGGACGCACCGCCGCGCCGCCGATACCCACCGCCTCCCCGTCTACTCAACTCGCCCTCGAACCCGAGCGAATCGACACACACGCGCTGCCGCCGAGCGGGCCGACGACGCCGTACGAAATCAGCCTGATAATGTCCCAGCGCAGGTCAGCGGGCACACGTCTGTCACAGGGGCGGAACGGGGAGTGTGAAGGGCCTATGAGAACCGCCAGTGCACGGGCGCCGCGTCCGTGTCTCGCGACGCGGGCGCGAAGAACCGTGCCGGGGCCCGGAGCCGGGCAGGTGCCACCCCCCTCACGGCCGACCCGGGAGTGCTGACCCGTGCTGTTCGCGGGCGCCCCCGCATCCTGGTGCCACACCGCCCCGGCCCTCGTCCTCGGCGCCGTCCGCAGACGCCGCGCCTGGGGCCGCGCACGG is a window from the Streptomyces spectabilis genome containing:
- a CDS encoding MBL fold metallo-hydrolase, with the protein product MESDPRLVPLATGVHVWSPDAAGAWGLANCGLLTAAGEAALVDTPYTLDRTDDFLAAARAAAGPGTGITTVLTTHGNGDHGWGNQRVTGAEIVSTRRTLEHQCFEPTPEQLRSLVEDTDPGEPLGWYFRRHFGRFDFRGITVQEPTRTFEGRLDLRIGDMPVELHDVGPAHTVGDMVVHLPKQRIVFAGDVVFAGDHVCHWSGPLERVVLACERVLGWDPDLVVPGHGPVLDQDGLRGHIAYLRDLADQARSLHARGLTPTEAARHLIAEDRYPDLHLPERMVITLASEFRHLDRADAEPDILALMTDCSWIAWQRDSGDQALSTASAG
- a CDS encoding NUDIX domain-containing protein; the encoded protein is MDATATTLAASAGAIIADEHGDVLMVKPLYTAYWNLPGGHVEGGEDPSAACAREIRAELGLDVTVGDLLVVAWVDSGGPMPRVCYIFDGGEVDAAQRRALTRSEDGDVCYRFAPPERIDASMVSPFVKPMWEAALTARTEKRLVCLEVEV
- a CDS encoding helix-turn-helix transcriptional regulator, which encodes MNAADHQAAPGHVIARLLDDVDAYAARLGTTRGRLLDLTLVSRATGIEPDRVRALLNGEPPEDEPREKYAREAFRKALFQQRLRFLQRTRLKETPAGREPYGLREISRATGISAQHVSNLLNGERGANHDHAARLELFFRVPEGFCSRTEGAALVAYLRRMVHEDLPKLATHAVLQELGARSVALRSTADGAQIDTLRDLLPALDELVRAIQARRSGESPGADGGSA